Proteins from one Cryptomeria japonica chromosome 4, Sugi_1.0, whole genome shotgun sequence genomic window:
- the LOC131028110 gene encoding germin-like protein 1-1, whose protein sequence is MVVINASDPDPLQDFCVADTIQGNVNVNGFVCKDPKAVKASDFLFRGLSNPLSTNNNLGFNITASNVANFPRHDNVFSQKLEKGDVFVIPRGLVHFQQNCKASYASTITTFNSQFPGVEVVASSVFRENPPIPQDVLAKAFKVNKKQIKELISGQGSAPAPAPVGY, encoded by the exons atggttgtcattaatgcatcagACCCAGATCCTCTGCAGGATTTCTGTGTGGCCGATACTATTCAAGGTAATGTGAATGTTAACGGTTTTGTGTGCAAAGACCCAAAGGCGGTGAAAGCATCAGATTTCTTGTTTAGGGGATTATCTAATCCACTCTCAACCAACAACAATTTAGGGTTCAATATCACCGCAAGTAATGTGGCAAATTTCCCCCGA CACGATAATGTGTTCTCACAAAAGCtggagaagggagatgtgtttgtgATTCCAAGGGGCTTAGTGCattttcagcaaaattgcaaggcATCATATGCTAGTACAATTACTACTTTTAATAGCCAGTTTCCTGGTGTTGAAGTGGTTGCATCTTCCGTCTTCAGAGAGAATCCTCCCATTCCTCAAGATGTGTTGGCCAAGGCATTTAAGGTCAATAAAAAACAGATCAAGGAGTTGATTTCTGGACAAggctctgcacctgcacctgcaccTGTAGGGTATTAA